Proteins from one Ananas comosus cultivar F153 linkage group 5, ASM154086v1, whole genome shotgun sequence genomic window:
- the LOC109710633 gene encoding uncharacterized protein LOC109710633, which produces MKTGEKSKLVRSLRLESQRFRLLIIVVGGFLVTLTFIVVSKPDAILSSSSSPSAAAAADDARSASAFQKSPRTELSETKMTMDFREISEDPQPDTVAEDNKPKWDKNEAEEKEEEEPKHKITLPTVSNYTIEDSDQTNPDQLGVESEKCDDPQSCSHKGKHKLTLPTISNYTINDSIQTESSEPTKSESRFDTVITLETNPLQNDDAADSIQPSSTTSIKLERKPLCDFSNFRANVCEMDGGEIRVHPKSASIVYMESDDSKADEIYKIKPYPRKGDEFCLSHVTELTVKSSKEAPQCTKHHDVPALVFSISGYTGNLFHDFTDVLVPLFTTANQFNGEVQLVITDMHPWWVIKYQKVLQKLSNYPLIDFSKDDQVHCFKSVIVGLHAYKEFRIDSSKAPKNYSMADFNRFMRRAFSVEREATTPVGENPNKKPKLLIISRKRTRMFLNLNEIIGMAEELGFEVVVNEADVSSDLSRFARIVNSCDVMMGVHGAGLTNCVFLPPNATLIQIVPWGGLDWIARLDFGDPANQMGLRYSQYGITPEESSLLEQYPRDHEIFKNPFAFHKRGFDYIRRTFMDNQNVRLDVKRFRKVLVEALDQLNP; this is translated from the exons ATGAAGACGGGGGAGAAGTCGAAGCTGGTGCGGAGCCTGCGGCTGGAATCGCAGCGCTTCCGGCTGCTGATCATCGTCGTCGGCGGCTTCCTCGTCACGCTGACCTTCATCGTCGTCTCGAAGCCCGACGccatcctctcctcctcctcctcgccctccgccgccgccgccgccgatgacG CGAGATCGGCCTCGGCTTTTCAGAAATCTCCGCGGACGGAGTTATCGGAGACGAAGATGACGATGGATTTCAGAGaaattt ctgaAGATCCTCAACCAGATACTGTGGCAGAGGATAACAAACCAAAAT ggGACAAAAATGAGgcagaggagaaagaagaagaagagccaaAACACAAAATCACCCTCCCAACAGTTTCAAACTACACAATAGAAGATTCAGATCAAACCAACCCAGATCAATTAG GGGTTGAGAGTGAAAAATGTGATGACCCCCAATCTTGTTCTCACAAGGGGAAGCATAAACTCACTCTCCCAACCATCTCCAATTACACCATAAATGACTCAATCCAAACTGAATCAAGTGAGCCCACCAAATCAG AGAGCAGATTCGACACTGTAATTACCCTCGAAACGAACCCGCTTCAGAACGACGATGCAGCCGATTCGATTCAACCGA GTTCAACAACAAGCATAAAGCTGGAGAGGAAGCCACTCTGTGATTTCTCGAACTTCAGAGCGAATGTCTGCGAAATGGACGGCGGTGAAATTAGGGTTCACCCGAAATCGGCCTCGATCGTGTATATGGAGTCCGACGATTCGAAAGCTGATGAGATCTATAAGATTAAGCCTTACCCGCGAAAGGGCGACGAGTTTTGCCTCAGCCATGTTACTGAATTGACCGTGAAATCGAGCAAAGAGGCTCCTCAATGCACGAAGCACCACGATGTCCCGGCGCTGGTCTTTTCAATAAGTGGCTACACCGGAAACCTCTTCCACGATTTCACCGATGTTTTGGTCCCCCTCTTCACGACCGCGAACCAATTCAACGGCGAGGTTCAGCTCGTGATCACCGACATGCATCCGTGGTGGGTGATCAAATACCAAAAGGTGCTTCAAAAGCTCTCGAACTACCCGTTGATCGATTTTAGCAAGGACGACCAAGTGCACTGCTTCAAAAGCGTCATCGTCGGGCTCCACGCGTACAAGGAGTTCAGAATTGATTCATCTAAAGCTCCTAAGAACTACTCGATGGCCGATTTCAACCGATTCATGAGGCGCGCGTTCTCGGTGGAGAGGGAGGCGACGACTCCGGTCGGGGAGAACCCTAACAAGAAGCCGAAGCTCCTCATCATATCGAGGAAGAGAACAAGGATGTTTCTCAACCTCAATGAGATCATCGGGATGGCCGAGGAGTTGGGCTTCGAAGTGGTGGTCAACGAGGCCGACGTGTCGTCCGACCTCTCTCGATTCGCTCGAATTGTGAACTCATGCGATGTGATGATGGGCGTGCACGGGGCGGGCCTCACGAATTGTGTGTTCCTCCCGCCGAACGCGACCCTCATTCAAATAGTGCCGTGGGGAGGGCTGGATTGGATAGCAAGGCTCGATTTCGGCGATCCCGCGAACCAAATGGGGCTAAGGTACTCGCAATATGGCATCACGCCGGAGGAGAGTAGCCTCTTGGAGCAATACCCGCGTGATCACGAGATATTCAAGAACCCTTTCGCGTTCCACAAGCGCGGCTTCGACTACATAAGGAGAACATTCATGGATAACCAAAATGTGAGGCTTGATGTGAAGAGGTTTAGGAAGGTGCTAGTGGAAGCACTTGATCAACTCAACCCTTAA